Proteins from one Ranitomeya variabilis isolate aRanVar5 chromosome 1, aRanVar5.hap1, whole genome shotgun sequence genomic window:
- the LOC143793182 gene encoding vomeronasal type-2 receptor 26-like, giving the protein MKCQIDKWPNEKRDQCLPKVMEFISYQNDTMASVFSCISVFGCLVTGFTFGIFISYRDTPIVRANNRNLSYLLLVSIFLSFLSVFLFLGRPNYVTCRLRETSFGFFFSVAVSSLLAKTVMVCVAFKSTKPGSAWRKWLNVKLPYTIVLLCSSVQVVICVLWLTISPPFQDLDTETYPGILIIQCNEGSDIWFYSMLGYLGLLAAVNFVLAFLVRTLPDSFNEAKYITFSMLVFLSVWISMIPAYLSTRGKNMVAVEIFAVMASSGGLLGCVFFPKCVIILFKSGMNKKTELLGKRKE; this is encoded by the coding sequence ATGAAATGCCAAATTGACAAATGGCCAAATGAGAAGAGAGACCAGTGTCTGCCTAAAGTGATGGAGTTCATCTCTTACCAGAATGACACAATGGCTTCGGTATTTTCCTGTATCTCGGTCTTCGGATGTCTTGTGACCGGCTTCACATTTGGGATATTTATTTCCTACCGGGACACTCCTATTGTTAGAGCCAATAACCGGAACCTGAGTTACCTCCTCCTGGTCTCCATCTTTCTCAGCTTCCTCTCTGTGTTTTTGTTCCTCGGTCGTCCCAATTATGTAACTTGTAGATTACGTGAAACCAGTTTTGGATTTTTCTTCTCAGTAGCCGTCTCTTCACTTCTCGCCAAGACTGTCATGGTTTGTGTTGCTTTTAAGTCCACCAAGCCTGGAAGTGCCTGGAGAAAATGGCTGAATGTGAAACTGCCCTATACCATAGTGTTGTTGTGTTCATCCGTTCAGGTTGTAATCTGTGTTTTGTGGTTGACTATTTCTCCCCCATTCCAAGATCTGGACACTGAGACTTATCCTGGGATTCTCATCATTCAGTGTAATGAAGGCTCAGATATCTGGTTCTACTCCATGTTGGGTTATCTGGGGCTCCTGGCAGCTGTAAACTTTGTCCTGGCTTTCTTGGTGAGGACATTACCGGACAGTTTCAACGAGGCTAAGTACATCACCTTCAGCATGCTGGTGTTCCTCAGTGTCTGGATTTCCATGATCCCGGCTTATCTGAGCACCAGAGGGAAGAACATGGTGGCTGTGGAGATATTTGCAGTGATGGCTTCCAGTGGTGGACTTTTAGGTTGTGTGTTTTTCCCTAAATGTGTTATTATTTTGTTTAaatctggaatgaataaaaaaacgGAGCTGCTCGGAAAAAGAAAGGAATGA